One genomic region from Natrinema caseinilyticum encodes:
- the pyk gene encoding pyruvate kinase, which produces MRNAKIVCTLGPASNDRETIRDLAAAGMSVARLNASHGSRDERAALIDRIRAVDEERTESVAVMLDMQGPEIRTAPLPDGETVTLETGSVIRFVEGDEVTGDTIGLSLPIDAVEPGDRILLDDGLIETTVLERAESGATDSDAVRVRVDTGGELGGRKGVNVPGVGLDLDVVTESDRKDLEMAAEKGVDFVAASFVRDGDDVYEVSEVLEDAGADVPVIAKIERAGAVENLDEIIDAAYGVMVARGDLGVECPMEDVPMIQKRIIRNCRDAGRPVITATEMLDSMVHARRPTRAEASDVANAVLDGTDAVMLSAETAVGDHPVAVVDAMDRIVKQVERSGEYAEMLEQRVPASGEARTDALARSARFLARDIGADAVVAATESGYTALKTAKYRPGVPVVASTSSQPVRRQLALTWGVTPLYAPVSGQSADAVVEEAVQAALDAGVAASGDTVVVLCGMMTELEGANTTNMLKVHVAAETLTTGRVVVEGRVTGPLVRSSDGDLSSVPEGAILALSDEFDEEFAGDTGRLAGIVNAERGMTGYPALVARELDLPMISDAELAEFEGIADGDIVTLDAERGVVYGGDLGDRTERT; this is translated from the coding sequence ATGAGAAACGCGAAGATCGTCTGTACGCTGGGACCAGCGTCGAACGACAGGGAGACGATCCGAGACCTCGCCGCGGCCGGGATGTCCGTCGCACGACTGAACGCGAGCCACGGGTCTCGCGACGAGCGGGCAGCCCTGATCGATCGCATCCGCGCGGTCGACGAGGAACGAACGGAGTCGGTCGCGGTCATGCTCGACATGCAAGGCCCGGAGATTCGGACCGCCCCGCTCCCCGACGGCGAGACGGTGACCCTGGAGACGGGCTCCGTGATTCGGTTCGTCGAGGGCGACGAGGTGACGGGGGACACGATCGGGCTCTCGCTGCCGATCGACGCCGTCGAGCCGGGCGATCGCATCTTGCTCGACGACGGACTGATCGAGACGACCGTCCTCGAGCGCGCGGAGTCGGGAGCGACCGATTCCGACGCGGTTCGGGTACGTGTCGACACCGGCGGCGAGTTGGGCGGCCGAAAGGGGGTCAACGTGCCCGGCGTCGGCCTGGATCTCGACGTGGTCACCGAATCGGATCGCAAGGACCTCGAGATGGCCGCCGAGAAGGGCGTCGACTTCGTCGCGGCGAGTTTCGTCCGCGACGGCGACGACGTCTACGAGGTCAGCGAGGTGCTCGAGGATGCGGGTGCGGACGTCCCCGTCATCGCGAAAATCGAACGCGCGGGTGCGGTCGAGAACTTAGACGAGATCATCGACGCCGCCTACGGTGTGATGGTCGCACGGGGGGACCTCGGCGTGGAGTGTCCGATGGAAGACGTCCCGATGATTCAAAAGCGGATCATCCGCAACTGTCGCGACGCGGGCCGGCCGGTCATCACGGCGACGGAAATGCTCGATTCGATGGTCCACGCGCGTCGGCCGACACGCGCGGAGGCGTCGGACGTCGCCAACGCGGTTCTCGACGGCACCGACGCGGTCATGCTCTCGGCCGAAACTGCCGTCGGCGACCACCCCGTCGCCGTCGTCGACGCGATGGATCGCATCGTCAAGCAGGTCGAACGCTCCGGGGAGTACGCGGAGATGCTCGAGCAGCGCGTCCCCGCCTCCGGCGAGGCGCGGACGGATGCGCTGGCCCGCTCCGCGCGGTTTCTGGCGCGGGACATCGGTGCGGACGCGGTCGTCGCGGCGACCGAATCCGGCTACACCGCGCTGAAGACGGCGAAGTATCGCCCCGGCGTGCCGGTCGTCGCCTCGACGTCGAGCCAACCTGTGCGTCGCCAGCTCGCGCTGACGTGGGGGGTGACGCCGCTTTACGCTCCGGTCTCGGGGCAAAGCGCCGACGCCGTCGTGGAGGAAGCCGTCCAGGCCGCGCTGGACGCCGGCGTCGCCGCGAGCGGCGATACCGTCGTCGTCCTCTGTGGCATGATGACCGAACTCGAGGGGGCGAACACGACGAACATGCTGAAAGTCCACGTCGCTGCCGAGACGTTGACGACCGGACGGGTCGTCGTGGAGGGGCGCGTAACCGGTCCGCTGGTGCGGAGTTCGGACGGCGACCTCTCGAGCGTTCCCGAGGGTGCGATCCTCGCACTTTCGGACGAGTTCGACGAGGAGTTCGCGGGCGATACCGGCCGACTCGCCGGCATCGTAAACGCCGAGCGGGGAATGACCGGGTACCCGGCGCTGGTCGCTCGCGAACTGGATCTCCCGATGATCAGCGACGCGGAGCTCGCGGAATTCGAGGGGATCGCGGACGGTGACATCGTTACCCTCGACGCGGAACGCGGCGTCGTCTACGGTGGCGACCTCGGGGATCGAACCGAACGGACCTGA
- a CDS encoding DUF7312 domain-containing protein has protein sequence MADDPSGAGGEPDDRRRDAWGADPDRGSTADSESADAPGGEGTWNGNVRPDRTDANDRGDTETADGTRDGLPLDLSGSSDDGTGADPSLEDEYTPEANSTPIEPGDPDLENALFVLLGAIAMVLVLLRLITIPLG, from the coding sequence ATGGCAGACGACCCGTCCGGAGCCGGTGGCGAACCCGACGACCGACGGCGCGACGCGTGGGGGGCGGACCCGGACCGCGGATCGACGGCGGACTCCGAGTCGGCCGACGCTCCCGGAGGCGAGGGCACCTGGAACGGGAACGTCCGTCCCGATCGAACGGACGCGAACGACCGCGGTGACACCGAAACGGCGGACGGCACGCGGGACGGTCTCCCGCTCGATCTCTCCGGTTCGAGCGACGATGGCACGGGCGCAGATCCCTCCCTCGAGGACGAATACACGCCGGAGGCGAACTCGACGCCGATCGAACCCGGCGACCCGGACCTCGAGAACGCTCTGTTCGTCCTCCTGGGCGCGATTGCGATGGTACTCGTCCTCCTTCGGCTGATAACCATCCCGCTCGGCTGA
- a CDS encoding NfeD family protein: MVESLVGNVPLLLLVAGLVLMVLEALSPGAHLIVIGIALVGAGLVGVLFPPAASPIILAGLTLVIGLAAAYVYREFDFYGGKGTAQTTDSDSLAGTTGYVTEAVTNRSGEVKLEQGGFAPYYSARTTNGTIEEGEEIIVLDPGGGNVLTVESLDSIGEDEIDRALARERAASESREREAADGGDELDDAGSEADPEPETEKSS; encoded by the coding sequence ATGGTCGAATCCCTCGTGGGGAACGTGCCGCTGCTGCTTTTAGTCGCGGGACTCGTGTTGATGGTCCTCGAGGCCCTCTCTCCCGGTGCCCATCTCATCGTCATCGGGATCGCGCTGGTCGGTGCCGGGCTCGTCGGCGTGCTCTTTCCACCCGCGGCGAGTCCGATCATTCTGGCCGGACTGACGCTCGTGATCGGACTCGCCGCCGCCTACGTCTACCGGGAGTTCGACTTCTACGGCGGGAAAGGGACCGCACAGACGACGGACTCCGATTCGCTGGCGGGGACGACAGGGTACGTTACCGAGGCCGTCACGAACCGAAGCGGCGAGGTCAAACTCGAGCAAGGGGGCTTCGCTCCCTATTACAGCGCGCGGACGACGAACGGGACGATCGAGGAAGGCGAGGAGATCATCGTTCTCGATCCGGGCGGCGGTAACGTTCTCACTGTCGAATCGCTCGATTCGATCGGCGAGGACGAGATCGACCGCGCGCTCGCACGTGAGCGGGCGGCGTCCGAGTCACGCGAACGGGAGGCCGCGGACGGCGGCGACGAACTCGACGACGCGGGGTCCGAAGCCGACCCCGAACCCGAAACGGAGAAATCGAGTTGA
- a CDS encoding SPFH domain-containing protein has translation MVAQLFPLQTTGAAVLLVGVLVLVVVIAALLSAIEIVAAYEKRALTVFGEYRKLLEPGINFVPPFVSNTYAFDMRTQTLDVPRQEAITRDNSPVTADAVVYIKVMDAKKAFLQVDDYKRAVSNLAQTTLRAVLGDMELDDTLNKRQEINARIRTELDEPTDEWGIRVESVEVREVNPSKDVQRAMEQQTSAERKRRAMILEAQGERRSAVEKAEGDKQSEIIRAQGEKQSQILEAQGDAISTVLRARSAESMGERAVIDKGMETLADIGQGESTTFVLPQELSSLVGRYGKHLSGSDVKQNGAELESREFDEETRELIGLDDIAEIIGEIDQEADMDVEAMEQEAQAIKEGKDTAEISDPDEVIEEMDQDFQSQADGGTEVPADDPEE, from the coding sequence ATGGTCGCACAATTGTTCCCCCTACAGACCACCGGCGCCGCCGTGCTACTCGTCGGTGTGCTCGTTCTGGTCGTCGTTATCGCCGCGCTCCTCAGCGCGATCGAGATCGTCGCCGCCTACGAGAAACGCGCCCTGACCGTCTTCGGCGAGTACCGCAAACTCCTCGAACCGGGTATCAACTTCGTCCCGCCGTTCGTCTCGAACACGTACGCGTTCGACATGCGAACCCAGACGCTCGACGTCCCCCGGCAGGAAGCCATCACCCGAGACAACTCGCCCGTCACGGCGGACGCGGTCGTCTACATCAAGGTGATGGACGCCAAGAAGGCGTTCCTCCAGGTCGACGACTACAAGCGAGCCGTCTCGAACCTCGCCCAGACCACCCTTCGCGCCGTGTTGGGTGACATGGAACTCGACGATACGCTGAACAAACGCCAGGAGATCAACGCCCGCATCCGCACCGAACTCGACGAACCCACCGACGAGTGGGGCATCCGCGTCGAGTCAGTCGAGGTCCGCGAGGTCAACCCCTCGAAGGACGTCCAGCGGGCGATGGAACAACAGACCTCCGCCGAGCGAAAGCGTCGTGCCATGATCCTCGAGGCCCAGGGTGAACGCCGAAGCGCCGTCGAAAAGGCCGAAGGTGACAAGCAGAGCGAAATCATCCGCGCCCAGGGTGAAAAGCAGAGCCAGATCCTCGAAGCACAGGGTGACGCGATTTCGACCGTGCTTCGCGCACGATCCGCGGAATCGATGGGCGAACGCGCGGTCATCGACAAGGGAATGGAAACGCTCGCAGACATCGGCCAGGGCGAGTCGACGACGTTCGTCCTGCCCCAGGAACTCTCCTCGCTGGTCGGCCGCTACGGCAAGCACCTCTCGGGCAGCGACGTCAAGCAGAACGGCGCGGAACTCGAGAGCCGCGAGTTCGACGAGGAGACCCGCGAACTGATCGGACTGGACGACATCGCCGAGATCATCGGCGAAATCGACCAGGAAGCGGATATGGACGTCGAGGCGATGGAACAGGAGGCCCAGGCTATCAAGGAAGGAAAGGACACGGCGGAGATCTCGGACCCCGACGAGGTCATCGAGGAGATGGATCAGGACTTCCAGAGCCAGGCCGACGGTGGCACCGAGGTGCCGGCCGACGACCCGGAGGAATAA
- a CDS encoding winged helix-turn-helix transcriptional regulator: MTSPDGVDDEKRATLRRFAALGAASPLVGLSESAAAETGESDARDAIAGYLSTTPGAHFSKIRDDLQLGTGETQHHLRRLEEVGAIERYRDGDYKRFVTAGRFDGFEKRALGYLRRETPRGMLIELLLNPEATAGDLATALDVSPPTVSKYAGELEEAGLLSRDDGYAVERPETVLVLVVRHADSFGTRARTLARTADQFLTYDV, translated from the coding sequence ATGACATCACCCGACGGGGTCGACGACGAGAAACGGGCGACCCTGCGCCGATTCGCAGCCCTCGGTGCTGCTTCTCCGCTGGTCGGACTCTCGGAGTCAGCGGCGGCCGAGACGGGTGAAAGCGACGCGCGCGACGCCATCGCCGGATACCTTTCTACGACACCGGGCGCGCACTTCTCGAAGATACGGGACGACCTCCAGCTCGGGACCGGTGAAACCCAACACCACCTTCGGCGACTCGAGGAGGTCGGCGCGATCGAGCGCTATCGCGACGGCGATTACAAACGGTTCGTTACCGCCGGCAGATTCGACGGATTCGAAAAGCGGGCGCTCGGCTACCTCCGGCGGGAGACGCCACGTGGGATGTTGATCGAACTCCTGTTGAATCCGGAGGCGACGGCCGGCGACCTCGCGACGGCGCTCGACGTCTCGCCGCCGACGGTCAGCAAGTACGCCGGCGAACTCGAGGAAGCCGGATTGCTCTCGCGGGACGACGGATACGCGGTCGAACGGCCGGAGACCGTCCTGGTCCTCGTCGTCCGCCACGCGGATTCGTTCGGAACGCGAGCGCGGACGCTCGCGCGGACGGCGGATCAATTCCTGACGTACGACGTCTGA